One region of Polynucleobacter sp. SHI8 genomic DNA includes:
- the ahcY gene encoding adenosylhomocysteinase: MNSVSNIKNDYVIADITLADFGRKEIAIAETEMPGLMAIRQEYEKAQPLKGARITGSLHMTIQTAVLIETLEALGAKVRWASCNIYSTQDHAAAAIAANGTPVFAIKGETLEQYWDFTHRIFEWADGSYSNMILDDGGDATLLLHLGARAEKDITVLNNPTSEEETILYASIKAKLAIDSTWYSVRLAEVKGVTEETTTGVHRLYQMFAKGELKFPAINVNDSVTKSKFDNLYGCRESLVDAIKRATDVMIAGKVAVVAGYGDVGKGSAQALRALSAQVWVTEVDPICALQAAMEGYRVVTMEYAADKADIFVTATGNYHVITHDIMLKMKNQAIVCNIGHFDNEIDVASVEKYQWDEIKPQVDHIIFPAQNGQPEKRIILLAKGRLVNLGCGTGHPSFVMSSSFANQTIAQIELWTKAHTNEYPIGVYTLPKHLDEKVAILQLKNLNAELTVLTDQQANYIGVDKSGPFKPNHYRY; this comes from the coding sequence ATGAATTCCGTATCAAATATTAAAAACGACTATGTCATTGCCGATATCACTTTAGCTGATTTTGGTCGCAAAGAAATCGCCATTGCTGAAACAGAAATGCCAGGACTCATGGCAATCCGTCAAGAGTATGAAAAAGCACAACCTTTGAAAGGTGCTCGTATCACTGGTTCATTACACATGACGATTCAAACTGCCGTGTTAATTGAAACACTTGAAGCTTTAGGTGCTAAAGTGCGTTGGGCATCTTGCAATATTTACTCAACTCAAGATCATGCAGCAGCAGCAATCGCCGCTAATGGAACACCAGTATTTGCAATTAAAGGTGAAACATTAGAGCAATATTGGGATTTCACACACCGTATCTTTGAATGGGCCGATGGTTCATATTCCAATATGATTTTAGATGATGGTGGTGATGCAACTTTGTTATTGCATCTTGGCGCTAGAGCAGAAAAAGACATCACTGTTTTAAATAACCCAACGAGCGAAGAAGAAACGATTCTTTATGCATCCATCAAAGCAAAACTTGCAATTGATTCGACTTGGTATTCAGTTCGTTTAGCTGAAGTTAAAGGTGTAACAGAAGAAACTACAACTGGCGTGCACCGTTTATATCAAATGTTTGCCAAAGGCGAACTGAAGTTCCCAGCAATTAACGTCAATGACTCTGTAACAAAAAGCAAATTTGATAACTTATATGGTTGCCGCGAATCTTTAGTCGATGCGATTAAGCGCGCAACTGATGTAATGATAGCCGGTAAGGTAGCAGTCGTTGCTGGTTATGGTGATGTTGGTAAAGGTTCTGCTCAAGCATTAAGAGCATTATCTGCTCAAGTTTGGGTAACTGAAGTTGATCCAATTTGTGCATTACAAGCGGCAATGGAAGGTTACCGTGTTGTAACGATGGAATATGCTGCTGATAAAGCTGATATTTTTGTGACCGCTACTGGAAACTATCATGTGATTACCCATGACATCATGCTCAAGATGAAAAACCAAGCAATCGTATGTAATATTGGCCATTTCGATAACGAAATTGATGTTGCAAGCGTTGAAAAATATCAATGGGATGAAATCAAGCCACAAGTTGATCACATTATTTTCCCAGCGCAAAATGGCCAGCCAGAAAAAAGAATTATTCTGTTAGCAAAAGGTCGCTTAGTCAATTTAGGTTGTGGAACAGGTCATCCATCATTCGTGATGAGCTCATCATTTGCAAATCAAACGATTGCACAAATCGAACTTTGGACAAAAGCTCATACCAATGAGTACCCAATTGGTGTGTATACATTGCCTAAGCATTTGGATGAAAAAGTGGCGATATTGCAGTTAAAGAACCTAAATGCAGAATTAACAGTTCTTACAGACCAACAAGCTAATTACATCGGCGTGGATAAATCTGGGCCATTTAAACCAAATCATTATCGTTATTAA
- the metF gene encoding methylenetetrahydrofolate reductase [NAD(P)H], producing MSLLDNIELSAEFFPPKTEEGAEKLRAVRGRLIQELAPSFFSVTFGAGGSTQDGTMNTVREIHEGGISAAPHLSCVGSTKAKVSELLEQYQAIGIKRIVALRGDLPSGMGNYGEFNHANELVAFIREATGDWFHIEVAAYPEFHPQATSAVDDIEKFVQKVQAGANSAITQYFFNSDAYFQFLEDVASHDVNIPIIPGIMPIVSSTQLIRFSDACGAEIPRWLRKRLESFGDDTQSIKAYGLEVVTDLCHQLIAGGAPGLHFYTLNMAEPTISILHNLED from the coding sequence ATGAGCCTACTCGATAATATTGAACTCAGCGCAGAATTTTTCCCCCCTAAGACGGAAGAGGGGGCGGAAAAGCTTCGTGCTGTGAGAGGCCGACTGATCCAGGAACTAGCCCCAAGCTTTTTTTCAGTAACTTTTGGTGCTGGTGGTTCTACACAAGATGGCACGATGAATACCGTGCGAGAGATTCATGAAGGCGGCATTTCTGCAGCCCCGCATTTATCTTGTGTTGGAAGTACAAAAGCCAAAGTATCAGAACTGTTAGAACAGTACCAGGCCATCGGCATTAAACGCATCGTGGCGCTTCGCGGTGATTTACCCTCTGGAATGGGAAATTATGGTGAGTTTAATCACGCCAATGAGCTCGTGGCTTTTATTCGAGAAGCCACAGGTGACTGGTTTCATATTGAAGTTGCAGCTTATCCAGAGTTTCATCCGCAGGCAACATCAGCGGTAGATGATATTGAAAAGTTTGTCCAAAAAGTTCAAGCAGGAGCAAACTCAGCAATAACACAGTACTTTTTTAATTCTGATGCCTATTTTCAGTTTTTAGAGGATGTTGCTAGCCATGATGTCAATATACCTATTATTCCAGGGATTATGCCAATCGTAAGTAGTACTCAGTTGATTCGTTTCTCTGATGCTTGTGGAGCTGAGATACCACGTTGGTTACGCAAGCGCCTCGAAAGTTTTGGTGACGACACACAATCAATTAAAGCCTATGGTTTAGAAGTGGTAACCGACTTGTGTCATCAGCTGATTGCTGGTGGTGCTCCAGGCCTCCATTTCTATACCTTAAACATGGCTGAACCGACGATTTCTATTCTGCATAATTTAGAAGATTAA